The DNA segment TGAGGTAGCCCATGTCCGCGGCGAGGCCCATGTTGCGGACCATGGAACGGCCGACGAGCGCGACCTTGCGGCCGTGCTTGTGGGCCGCGTCGATGACCTGCTGCACGCGGTGGACGTGGCTCGCGAACGAGGCGACGACGATGCGCCCCTCGGTCTGCGCGAACAGCCCGTCGAGCGTCGGCCCGATCTCCGCCTCGGCCGTCGTGAAGCCCGGGACCTCGGCGTTCGTGGAGTCGACCATGAACAGGTCGACGCCCTCCTCGCCCATGCGGGCGAAGGCGCGCAAGTCGGTGATGCGACCGTCGAGCGGCAGCTGGTCCATCTTGAAGTCGCCCGTGTTGAGCACGGTGCCCGCGCTCGTGCGGACGAAGACCGCGAGCGCGTCGGGGATCGAGTGGTTGACCGCGACGAACTCGAGGTCGAACGCACCGATCTGCTCTCGGCCGCCCTCCTTCACCGCGAGGGTGATCGGCGTGATGCGGTGCTCCTTGAGCTTCGCCTCGATGAAGGCGAGGGTCAGCTGCGAGCCGATGATCGGGATGTCGTGCTTCTTGCGCAGCAGGTACGGCACCGCGCCGATGTGGTCCTCGTGGCCGTGCGTGAGGACGATCGCCTCGATGTCGGGCAGCCGGTCCTCGAGGTAGGTGAGGTCGGGCAGGATCAGGTCGACGCCGGGCTGGTGCTCCTCGGGGAACAGCACGCCGCAGTCGATGATCAGCAGCTTGCCGTTCAGCTCGAGCACGTGCATGTTGCGCCCGACCTCGCCGAGCCCACCGAGCGGGACGATGCGGAGGGTGTCCGGCTTGAGGGCGGGCGGTGCGGTCAGTTCGGGGTGAAAGTTCATCGTGTCATTCCTGCGGCCTCCAGGGCCGCGGTCAGTGCCTCGTACTCGGCCTGCGTGGCGGGCAGCAGCGGGAGCCGCATCGCGCGGTTCTCGAGGACGCCGGCCCACTGCATGGAGGCCTTCGCGCTGACGGCGCCGGGGATGGCGAACATCGCGTCGACGACGGGCAGGAGGGATTCGTGGATGCGCTCGGCCTCGGCAGTGTCGCCCGCGCGGAACGCGTCGATCATGGCCTTGGTCTCCTGAGAGGCGACGTGCGCGATCACGGAGACCGTGCCGACCCCTCCCGCGCGCAGGAAGTCGAGCGTGAGCCCGTCGTCGCCCGAGTACCAGGCGAGGCCGGTGCGCTCCATGCGCGCCTTGCCGGTGGCGACGTCGCCGGTCGCGTCCTTGACCGCGACCACGCGCGGGTGCGGGGCGAGCTCGTCGTATGCCCAGTCGGAGATCGCGACCGAGGTGCGGCCGGGGATGTCGTAGATCATCACGGGCAGGCCGGTCGCGCCGAGGATCGCTCGGAGGTGCGCGACGATGCCGGCCTGCGACGGCTTGGAGTAGTACGGCGCGAGCGCGAGGATGCCGTCGGCGCCGGCCTCCTCGCCCTGCTCGGCCATGCGCACCGCGTGGGCGGTGTCGTTCGAGCCGGCACCCGTGAGGATCGTCACCTCGGGGCCGACCGCCTCGCGCACGGCACGGATCAGGTCCACCTTCTCCGGAGCGTGCGTGGTCGGAGCCTCCCCGGTGGTGCCCGACAGCACGAGGCCGTCGGAGCCGCGGGAGACCAGGTACTGCGCGAGTCGCTGAGCGCCCTTGTAGTCGATCGCTCCGCCCTCGTGCAACGGTGTGACCATCGCGGTGAGTACGGTGCCGAACGGACGAGCGGGATCAGTCATGGCACCAACCTACCGCGCACGTGCCCATCCACCCTGCTCGTGGCGGCACCGCGGTCTCGTCAGGGAAGCACGATCTCGAAGCCCGGGTCCCCCGGGTCGAGCACTCCGAGCAGCGCGCTCAGCACCTGCGGATCTCCGCTGGTCTCGATTCCCGGCGAGGCGAGGTCTCCTGCGACGAGCCCGAGAAGCCGCTGCTTGGTCAGGGACACCACGACCTGGACGTCCTTGGTCGGGGTCCTCTCCTCCGGCACCAGCACGCCGTTGCGCAGCGTGAGCACGAACGCCCTCTCCAGGTCGGTGAGGACGACTCCGATCGTCAGGTGCAGCTCCCACGCGTGCGGGCCGTCGACGGTGATAGCGATCGCATCGAAGATCTGCTCAGGGGTGAGCTGCGCCATGAGCTCGGGCGCGGCCGTGGCGACGGGCGTCCCGAAGCTGCCCTCCCGCAACTCCTCCGCGCCTGAGAGGAAGAAGTTGCGCCACGTGCCGTTCTCCGACCCGTAGCCCAGCTGCTCGAGGGTGTCGGCGTAGAGCTCGCGCGCCACCGGGTTCGCCGGGTCGTGGAACACGGCGTGGTCGAGCAGCGTCGCGGCCCACCGGAGGTCGCCCTCGTCGTACGCGGTGCGTGCCAGCGCAAGGACTCCGACCATGCCGCCCATGGCGGCGACGTAGCGGTCCGCGAGGGCCTGCGGCGGGTGAGGCCACAGCCGCGCCGGATTGCCGTCGAACCAGCCCAGGTACCGCTGGTAGATCGCCTTGACGTTATGACTGACGGAGCCGTAGTAGCCGCGGGCACCCCACGTGTGCTCGAGGGCGGGAGGCAGGGTGATCGCCTCGGCGATCTCGGCGCCTTGGAGACCCTTGTTCGCCATCCTGAGCGTCTGGTCGTGCAGGTACTTGTAAAGGTCGCGCTGGCCGGCGATGTACTCGACGACCCGTTCGCGCCCCCACGTCGGCCAGTGATGCGACGCGAACATCACCTCAGCGCGATCGCCGAAGAGGGCGAGCGCCTCGGTGAGGTAGCGGGACCAGACGTTGGGATCCCGCACCACAGCGCCGCGGAGCGTCAGGATGTTGTGAAGGGTGTGGGTGACGTTCTCCGCCATGCACAGCGCCGCGTAGCGCGGGAGGAAGAAGTGCATCTCAGCGGGCGCCTCGGTGCCAGGAGCCATCTGGAACTCGAGGTCGACGCCGTCGACGGTCACCTTCTCCCCCGTCGCCTTCACCTCGTGGGTGGGAAGGACGATGCCGGGGTGGCCCGTCGAGGTGGTCTGTCCGAGGCCCGCGCCGACAGCGCCGCGCGGACCGCGCGGCAGGCTCGCGCCATACATGTAGCCCGCACGGCGGGACATCGCTGTGCCGGCGTAGACGTTCTCGGCGATGGCGTGCCCGACCAGGCCCTCGGGAGCGAGCACATGCACGGCACCCGACGCCGCCTCCTCCGCGCTCACGAGCCCCAGTGCTCCTCCGAAGTGATCGAGGTGCGAGTGCGTGTACAGCAGCGCACGGATCGGCCTGTGACCCCGGTGCTCGGTGTACAGGTCGAACGCGGCCTTCGCCGTCTCACGGGAGATCAGCGGGTCGACGACGATCACGCCGGTGTCGGTCTCGATGATCGACATCACGGAGAGGTCGAAACCGCGCACCTGGTAGACCCCCTCGACGACCTCGAAGAGGCCGTGCTTCGCGTTGAGGACCGATTGCCTCCACAGGCTCGGGTGCACGGTCTCGGGCGCGTCGCCGGTGAGGAAGTCGTAGGACCCGAGGTCCCAGACCACGTTGCCGTCGTCGTCGACGATGGTGCTCTCCGACGTCGTCCCGAGGAAGCCTCGGCCCGCGGCTTCGAAGTCCGCCGCGTCGTCGAACGGCAGCATCGCGAACTGCGCGGCGTGCGCCAATCGGACTGTGGAGATCGGATCGTTCTTCAGCATGATGAGCCTCGCTCTCGACAATGAGAACTCCCCTAGCGACAAGCGTCGCCCCGGTGAAGCCGCCGCGCAAGTCGTGGAGAGGCGACCGCCGCGCGAGTCCTCAGACCGAGGACTCGCGTGAGCATCATGGAGGTGCTCGTGCTGGTCATCGGCGTGATGCGCATCGGCAGGTCGCTGGCGCAGTTCTGACTGCGACACACTCCGTCGCCCGCCCGTGACCGCTCCCAGGCCGTACGCTGACCCCGTGACCGAGATTCCCACGCCCTACGAGGACCTGCTTCGCGACGTGCTGGCCACGGGGACGCCCAAGGGCGACCGCACGGGCACGGGGACGGTGTCGGTGTTCGGCCGTCAGCTGCGCTTCGATCTGAGCGAGGGATTCCCCCTCATCACGACCAAGCGGGTCCACACGCGGTCCATCGTGGGCGAGCTGCTGTGGTTCCTGCGCGGCGACACCAATGTCCGCTGGCTCCAGGACCGAGGCATCTCGATCTGGGACGAGTGGGCGGACGAGGACGGCGAGCTCGGTCCCGTGTACGGCCATCAGTGGCGCTCGTGGCCTTCGCCGGACGGCCGCCACATCGACCAGATCTCCGAGGTCGTCGAGCAGATCCGCTCCAACCCGGACTCGCGCCGGCTCATGGTGTCCGCGTGGAACCCCGCCGACATCCCGGACATGGCGCTCGCGCCGTGCCACGCGATGTTCCAGTTCTACGTCGCCGACGGCAGGCTCTCGTGCCAGCTGTACCAGCGCAGCGCCGACCTGTTCCTCGGAGTGCCCTTCAACATCGCGTCCTACGCGCTGCTCACCCACATGATCGCCGCGCAGACGGGGCTCGAGGTCGGCGACTTCGTGTGGACCGGCGGCGACTGCCATATCTACTCGAACCACATGGAGCAGGTCGAGCTGCAGCTCAGCCGCGATCCCTACCCCTACCCGACGCTGCGCCTCGCGCCGCGGGACAGCCTCTTCGACTACGACATCGACGACGTGGTCATCGAGAACTATCAGCACCACCCGGGGATCAAGGCGCCCGTCGCCGTCTAGCAGGAGGAACACATGTCAGAGGACCGTGCGGCCATCCACGCGATCTGGGCCCAGGCCCGCGACTCGTACGGACGGCCGGTGATCGGCCTCAACGGTGGGATGCCCTGGCACCTGCCCGGCGACCTCAAGCACTTCCAGTCGCTCACGCACAACGACGCCGTCGTGATGGGCCGGCACACGTGGGAGTCGCTCCCGCCGCGGTTCCGGCCGCTCAAGGACCGCTTCAACATCGTCGTGACGACGCACGAGGCGCCCAAGGGCGCGGCCTCCGCCTCGTCCCTGCCCGCGGCCCTCGAGCTCGCGGAGGACGAGGACCCTGGAACCGACATCTGGATCATGGGCGGCGCGCGGCTCTTCACGGAGGCGCTGGCCGTCGCGGACACGCTCGAGGTCACGGAGATCGACCTCGAGGTCGAGGGCGACACCTTCGCGCCCGCGATCCCCGAGGCCGACTGGAAGGTCGTCGCGACCTCGGAGACGCAGCGCGACGAGGACGGCCCCGAGTACCGCTTCGTCACCTACCACCGCGCCTGAGCTCGCCTTCACCGCGCCGCGCGTCCCCCCGACCCCACTGCCATCGCCCCACATTCCCCTGAGTGCTGCGGTGCCTCCCTCCCAGGCTCCTGCATTCCTCTGAACGCGGCTCAGCTGCCACCGCCCCGGGCTGACGCCAGTCACCTGCCCCCGGCCCTGGAATCGGATGCCAGGATGAGCCCATGACCTGGACCGTCCCCTCGCGCATCGAGACCGAGCGCCTCGTGCTCTGTCGGTACACCCCGGAGGACGCGGAGGCGCTCGCCACGGTCGCGGCGAGGAACAGGGAGCACCTCGTGCGGTACCTGCCGTGGACCCGCGAGGAGCCACAGACCGTCGCGCAGCGACGCCAGTACATCGCCACGAGCACGGCGGACTTCGACGCGGGCCGCGACCACACGCTCGGGATGTTCACGCGAGACGGCGGCGAGCTGATCGGCGGCACGGGCCTGCACGTGAGGTCCGAGCCCGTCGACCATGTCGAGATCGGCTACTGGATCGACGCGGAGCGCGAGGGCGAGGGCCTCGTGACCGAGGCCGCCGCCGCGCTCACCCGGGTCGCGCTCGAGCTCCTCCGCGTGCCGTTCGTCGGCATCGTCCATGCCCCTACGAACTCGCGCAGCGCCGCGATCCCTCAGCGCCTCGGCTATGCCCGCCAGCCGAGCTGCGGCTCCCCCACCTGCACCGACGGGGGCGACAGCGTGGTGCCCGTCGAGTGGCACGCCACCACAGAAGCGCTGGCCAACGAGCCGCTCGCCTCGACGCCGCGCCCGACGGTGTACGACGCCGACGGCGAGCCGATCCCGTGGCCCGCCTGACGCTCGACCCGGCACGCCAGCAGGCCGTGTCGGTGTCGATCGCGACGGGCGCCTACGGGCTCAGCTTCGGGGCGCTGTCCGTCGCCGCGGGACTCGACCTGTGGCAGACCGCCGCACTGTCGCTGCTCGTGTTCTCGGGCGGCTCGCAGTTCGCGTTCGTCGGGGTCCTCGGCGCTGGTGGCTCCTCGGCGGCCGCCGTCGCGACCTCCACGTTCCTCGGCGTCCGCAACGGCTTCTACGGGGTCGCTCTCGCCGAGGTGCTGCGCCCGCTGCGCGGCCGGCGGCTCGCGTGGGGCGCGCACATCACCATCGACGAGTCGACCGCTGTCGCCCTCGCGCAGCCGCACGACGACGTCCCCGCGCGCCGCGCCGGCTTCTGGTGGACCGGCGTGGGCGTCTTCATGCTGTGGAACGCGATCACCGTGCTCGGTGCCCTGCTCGGCCAGCGGATCGGCGACCCCGGCGACTGGGGCCTCGACGCGGCCGCAGGCGCGGCCTTCCTGGGCCTCGTGTGGCCGCGCCTCGCCTCCCGGCGCGCCCAAGCGGTCGCGGGCGTCTCAGCGGTGGTCGCCCTCGCGCTCACGCCGCTCCTTCCCGCGGGAGTTCCCATCCTCGTCGCCGCACTCGTCGGCGTCGTCGCGGGCTGGGCGCCGCACTCCGGAGAGAAGGTGCCCGAGTGACTCCGTACGCGTGGACGTGGGTCGCGATCGTCGCGGCCGGGCTGCTTGCGTGGCTCACGAAGCTCGCGGGCCACACGGTGCCCGAGCGCGTCGTCGAGAACCCGCGCGTGCATCGGATCGCGGCCTTCGTGACGGTCGCGCTGCTGATCTCGCTCGCGGCCGTGCAGACTTTCACGACCGATGCCCGGCTGGTGCTCGACGCGCGGGTCGCAGCGATCGTCGTGGCGGCCGTCCTGCTGTGGCGCAAGGCTCCGTTCCTCGTCGTCGTCGCGTCGGCGGCGGCCGTCGCGGCAGGACTGCGCGCGCTCGGCTGGGGCTGACGGGCCACCCTAGCCGCGCGCGGCGCGCCGCTTCGGGGCAGGGCCTCGCCCCATGGTCCCCCCAGGCCCTAGGCTCGGCGTATGAGCGCTTCTCCGGCCGACACCGTCCGCCCCGCCCGTCCCGGCGACGAGTCCGCGATCGCCAGCATCCAGGTGGACTCCTGGATCTCCGCACTCGGCTCGCGCCTCGGGCCGCGTCGCCACAGCGCGTTCGACGTCGAGGCCGTCGAGGCCGGCTGGCGCGACGCGATCGCGCAGCCGCCGTCGAAGGGCCACCAGGTGCTCGTCGCTCTCGGCGACGACGGCGAGGTCGCGGGCTTCGTGGCGTGCGCGCCGCCGAAGGACCTCATCGCGCTCGAGGTGGACCCCGGCAAGCGTCGCCAGGGCCACGGCTCGCGCCTGCTCGCGGCCGCGGCGGAGCACATGCGGTCGCATGGCGCGGAGACGATGCGGCTGTGGGCCCTCGAGCGGGACCCGGTGCGCTCGGAGTTCCTCGAGACCGCGGGCTTCGCTCAGGCGGGCATGCGCCGCGAGCTCGACGGGCCGGGAATCACGATCCCCGAGCAGCTCTGGCACACGGACCTCACCCCCGAGTCCTGAGGCTCCCCGAACCGACACCCCGCATCGTCTAGTGGCGATGCCTGGCCGGGCGGCGCATCGTCCCGGTGCCCTGCCCTGGCGGGGCCGCGGACTCAGCCCTGGCGGCGGCGCTCGGCGCGGTACAGCGAGGCCGCGTGCCCGAGCGCGCGGCGCGCCATCCGCTTGTCGCCGCTCGCCTCATACGCATACCCGACGTGGAACCACGACGCCCAGTCCTCGGGGTTGTCGTCCACGACCCGGCGCGCCACCTCGAAGGCGGCCTCCGCGCTCTCGGGCGCGACGCGACCGGAGGGCATGCGCTCGAGGTCGTCGACAGGAAGCCTTCCCTGGCTCTCGAGGCGCGTGGACATCCGCTGCACCGCGACACCGAGCCGCCACTCCATCGCGAGCCACCAGACCGCGAGCACGGGCAGGACGAGCAGCGCGACACCGATCGCGACGCCGATCGGATTGCCCGACTCGAGGAACGCGATCGCCTGCTGGCCCACGTAGATCGAGTACATGGCGACGAGTGCCGTCATCGCGACGGCGCCGAGGAAGGCGGGTCGACGCATCAGCCTCATAGGCTCAAGTACCCGTCCAGGCCGACCGTAAGGCCGGTGTGATTCGCGACCTCGCGCACGCCGAGCAGCACACCGGGCATGAAGCTCACGCGGTCGAAGCTGTCGGTGCGGATCATGAACTGCTCCCCCGGATTGCCCATGAGGACCTCCTCGTGAGCGACGAGGCCCCGCAGGCGCACCGCGTGGACATGCACGCCGTCGACGATCGCGCCGCGCGCACCGTCGGGGTCCTCCGTCGTGGCATCGGGCGAGACCCCGACTCCCGCGGCCGCACGCGCCGCGGCGATGCCCGCCGCGGTGTGACGCGCCGTGCCGGAGGGCGCATCAACCTTGTCGGGGTGGTGCAGCTCGACGATCTCGACCGACTCGAAGTACGGGGCCGCGATCGCGGACAGCTTCATCGCGAGCACCGCGCCGAGCGCGAAGTTCGGCGCGATCAGCACGCCGAGCTCGGGCCGCTCCTTGAGGTGCTCGTCCACGCGGGCGAGCGCGTCGCCAGTCCACCCCGTCGTCCCGACGACCGCGTGCAGCCCCGCGTCGATCGCTGCGTGCACGTTGGCCTCGGTCGCGGACGGCACCGTGAAGTCGACGACCACCGAGGCA comes from the Demequina sp. NBRC 110054 genome and includes:
- a CDS encoding ribonuclease J; translation: MNFHPELTAPPALKPDTLRIVPLGGLGEVGRNMHVLELNGKLLIIDCGVLFPEEHQPGVDLILPDLTYLEDRLPDIEAIVLTHGHEDHIGAVPYLLRKKHDIPIIGSQLTLAFIEAKLKEHRITPITLAVKEGGREQIGAFDLEFVAVNHSIPDALAVFVRTSAGTVLNTGDFKMDQLPLDGRITDLRAFARMGEEGVDLFMVDSTNAEVPGFTTAEAEIGPTLDGLFAQTEGRIVVASFASHVHRVQQVIDAAHKHGRKVALVGRSMVRNMGLAADMGYLNVPAGILVDPKKADHMPGHQVVYMSTGSQGEPMAALSRIATGDHKVTVGEGDLVIFASSLIPGNENSVYRVINLLMRLGATVVHQANARVHVSGHASAGELLYCYNILRPKNVMPIHGEVRHLLANGKLAIKTGVPAKNVMFAENGVVIDLKDGQARIVGAIEHQNVYVDGSSVGEITETELKDRRILSEEGFVSVFAVIDSSNGKVVSGPEVHARGLAEDDDAFASVLPKIREALEEAAAGGSTDTHQLQQVMRRVLGRYVGTKLRRRPMIVPIIIEA
- the dapA gene encoding 4-hydroxy-tetrahydrodipicolinate synthase, whose product is MTDPARPFGTVLTAMVTPLHEGGAIDYKGAQRLAQYLVSRGSDGLVLSGTTGEAPTTHAPEKVDLIRAVREAVGPEVTILTGAGSNDTAHAVRMAEQGEEAGADGILALAPYYSKPSQAGIVAHLRAILGATGLPVMIYDIPGRTSVAISDWAYDELAPHPRVVAVKDATGDVATGKARMERTGLAWYSGDDGLTLDFLRAGGVGTVSVIAHVASQETKAMIDAFRAGDTAEAERIHESLLPVVDAMFAIPGAVSAKASMQWAGVLENRAMRLPLLPATQAEYEALTAALEAAGMTR
- a CDS encoding alkyl/aryl-sulfatase, encoding MLKNDPISTVRLAHAAQFAMLPFDDAADFEAAGRGFLGTTSESTIVDDDGNVVWDLGSYDFLTGDAPETVHPSLWRQSVLNAKHGLFEVVEGVYQVRGFDLSVMSIIETDTGVIVVDPLISRETAKAAFDLYTEHRGHRPIRALLYTHSHLDHFGGALGLVSAEEAASGAVHVLAPEGLVGHAIAENVYAGTAMSRRAGYMYGASLPRGPRGAVGAGLGQTTSTGHPGIVLPTHEVKATGEKVTVDGVDLEFQMAPGTEAPAEMHFFLPRYAALCMAENVTHTLHNILTLRGAVVRDPNVWSRYLTEALALFGDRAEVMFASHHWPTWGRERVVEYIAGQRDLYKYLHDQTLRMANKGLQGAEIAEAITLPPALEHTWGARGYYGSVSHNVKAIYQRYLGWFDGNPARLWPHPPQALADRYVAAMGGMVGVLALARTAYDEGDLRWAATLLDHAVFHDPANPVARELYADTLEQLGYGSENGTWRNFFLSGAEELREGSFGTPVATAAPELMAQLTPEQIFDAIAITVDGPHAWELHLTIGVVLTDLERAFVLTLRNGVLVPEERTPTKDVQVVVSLTKQRLLGLVAGDLASPGIETSGDPQVLSALLGVLDPGDPGFEIVLP
- a CDS encoding thymidylate synthase encodes the protein MTEIPTPYEDLLRDVLATGTPKGDRTGTGTVSVFGRQLRFDLSEGFPLITTKRVHTRSIVGELLWFLRGDTNVRWLQDRGISIWDEWADEDGELGPVYGHQWRSWPSPDGRHIDQISEVVEQIRSNPDSRRLMVSAWNPADIPDMALAPCHAMFQFYVADGRLSCQLYQRSADLFLGVPFNIASYALLTHMIAAQTGLEVGDFVWTGGDCHIYSNHMEQVELQLSRDPYPYPTLRLAPRDSLFDYDIDDVVIENYQHHPGIKAPVAV
- a CDS encoding dihydrofolate reductase gives rise to the protein MSEDRAAIHAIWAQARDSYGRPVIGLNGGMPWHLPGDLKHFQSLTHNDAVVMGRHTWESLPPRFRPLKDRFNIVVTTHEAPKGAASASSLPAALELAEDEDPGTDIWIMGGARLFTEALAVADTLEVTEIDLEVEGDTFAPAIPEADWKVVATSETQRDEDGPEYRFVTYHRA
- a CDS encoding GNAT family N-acetyltransferase codes for the protein MTWTVPSRIETERLVLCRYTPEDAEALATVAARNREHLVRYLPWTREEPQTVAQRRQYIATSTADFDAGRDHTLGMFTRDGGELIGGTGLHVRSEPVDHVEIGYWIDAEREGEGLVTEAAAALTRVALELLRVPFVGIVHAPTNSRSAAIPQRLGYARQPSCGSPTCTDGGDSVVPVEWHATTEALANEPLASTPRPTVYDADGEPIPWPA
- a CDS encoding AzlC family ABC transporter permease, which encodes MARLTLDPARQQAVSVSIATGAYGLSFGALSVAAGLDLWQTAALSLLVFSGGSQFAFVGVLGAGGSSAAAVATSTFLGVRNGFYGVALAEVLRPLRGRRLAWGAHITIDESTAVALAQPHDDVPARRAGFWWTGVGVFMLWNAITVLGALLGQRIGDPGDWGLDAAAGAAFLGLVWPRLASRRAQAVAGVSAVVALALTPLLPAGVPILVAALVGVVAGWAPHSGEKVPE
- a CDS encoding AzlD domain-containing protein, which translates into the protein MTPYAWTWVAIVAAGLLAWLTKLAGHTVPERVVENPRVHRIAAFVTVALLISLAAVQTFTTDARLVLDARVAAIVVAAVLLWRKAPFLVVVASAAAVAAGLRALGWG
- a CDS encoding GNAT family N-acetyltransferase, whose protein sequence is MSASPADTVRPARPGDESAIASIQVDSWISALGSRLGPRRHSAFDVEAVEAGWRDAIAQPPSKGHQVLVALGDDGEVAGFVACAPPKDLIALEVDPGKRRQGHGSRLLAAAAEHMRSHGAETMRLWALERDPVRSEFLETAGFAQAGMRRELDGPGITIPEQLWHTDLTPES
- the dapB gene encoding 4-hydroxy-tetrahydrodipicolinate reductase, which codes for MISVAVLGASGRMGTTVVRAIEGAEDMSVAAALDAGDDVVEAARAGASVVVDFTVPSATEANVHAAIDAGLHAVVGTTGWTGDALARVDEHLKERPELGVLIAPNFALGAVLAMKLSAIAAPYFESVEIVELHHPDKVDAPSGTARHTAAGIAAARAAAGVGVSPDATTEDPDGARGAIVDGVHVHAVRLRGLVAHEEVLMGNPGEQFMIRTDSFDRVSFMPGVLLGVREVANHTGLTVGLDGYLSL